The Streptomyces lienomycini sequence ACCAGGCTCAGCGCGACCGCCACCAGCGCACCGACCAGCGCGATGGCCGCGCTCAGCTTCCAGCGCAGCCCGGTACGGATACCGCGCGTGCGGACACCGCGCAGGCCGCCCGTGCCGCGCACCCGGACATCGCCCGCGCCCGCCCCGATGTCGCGCACCTCGGTGGTGGGCGGCCGCACCCTCGGTCCGGAACGCACGCCCGGCCCCGTGCGGTCGTCCGGGCCTGCCGGAGGCGAGGCGGTCCGGTCTCGGAAGAACCCCCGCATATCCCTGTATCCCCGCTCAGGCCTTCAACTTGTAGCCGAAGCCGCGGACCGTCTCGATCCGGTCCTGGCCGATCTTGGTGCGCAGTCGCTGCACGTGCACGTCGACGACGCGGGTGTCACCGCCCCAGCCGTAGTCCCACACGCGCTCCAGGAGTTTGTCGCGCGAGAGCACGGTGCCCGGAGCGGAGGAGAACTCCAGCAGCAGCCGCATCTCGGTCGGGGTGAGCGCCACCGGCCGCCCGGCCCGCCGCACCTCCATGCCGTCGGTGTCCACCTCCAGCTCGCCGAAGGTGAGCACACCGCCGCTGTCCGAGGCGCCCGCGCCCTCCGCCCGGTCGCCGCCGCCCGCGTGGCCGAAGCGGCGCAGCACCGCCCGGATCCGGGCGACCAGCACCGCCCCGTCGAACGGCTTGGTGACGTAGTCGTCGGCGCCCGCCTCCAGACCCAGGACGACGTCGATGGAATCGGCCCGCGCCGACAGCATGATCACCGGCACCGTGGACTCGTC is a genomic window containing:
- the cseB gene encoding two-component system response regulator CseB codes for the protein MADQTHVLFVEDDDVIREATQLALERDGFAVTAMPDGLSGLESFRADRPDIALLDVMLPGLDGVSLCRRIRDESTVPVIMLSARADSIDVVLGLEAGADDYVTKPFDGAVLVARIRAVLRRFGHAGGGDRAEGAGASDSGGVLTFGELEVDTDGMEVRRAGRPVALTPTEMRLLLEFSSAPGTVLSRDKLLERVWDYGWGGDTRVVDVHVQRLRTKIGQDRIETVRGFGYKLKA